The following are encoded together in the uncultured Sphaerochaeta sp. genome:
- the ychF gene encoding redox-regulated ATPase YchF: MGVNCGIVGLPNVGKSTIFSALTAAPAEVANYPFCTIDPNVGIVSVPDKRLDKIATLIPPERVIPATFEFVDIAGLVAGASKGEGLGNRFLASIREVGVIAHVVRCFENSDIVHVNNKIDPLGDIETINIELALADLDTVTNRWAKQSKLNRLSKEAQKEMEKSLPVLAKLKDCLEQGKSARSLQLDEDELALVSDLHLITLKPVIYVCNVDEEGIVEENAFVKQVRAVAEQEGSEVVVICGKIESEIAVLETEEEKQEFLEAVGLQESGLNQLIRSAYHILGLRTFFTAGSDEDRAWTFRAGYKAPQTAGVIHSDFERGFIKAEVYNCEDLFTYGSEQKVKVAGKLRMEGKEYLVQDGDIMHFKFNV; this comes from the coding sequence ATGGGTGTTAATTGCGGCATAGTTGGGCTCCCCAACGTAGGAAAATCTACTATATTCTCAGCACTTACGGCAGCTCCTGCCGAAGTAGCGAATTATCCGTTCTGTACAATCGATCCCAATGTGGGAATCGTTTCCGTTCCTGATAAGCGGCTGGACAAGATTGCCACCCTGATTCCACCAGAGAGGGTTATTCCTGCAACGTTCGAATTTGTCGATATTGCAGGGTTGGTAGCAGGTGCAAGCAAGGGAGAGGGGCTTGGTAACCGGTTTCTCGCTTCTATCAGGGAAGTAGGGGTAATCGCGCACGTGGTTCGCTGCTTTGAAAACAGCGATATCGTCCACGTCAACAATAAGATCGATCCATTGGGGGATATAGAGACCATCAATATTGAGTTGGCTCTCGCTGACCTCGATACAGTGACAAACCGATGGGCAAAACAATCCAAGCTGAATCGACTGAGTAAAGAAGCACAGAAAGAGATGGAGAAATCCCTTCCAGTGCTTGCAAAGCTCAAGGATTGCCTTGAGCAGGGAAAGAGTGCACGCAGCCTGCAACTTGATGAGGATGAACTTGCTCTGGTCTCTGATCTTCACTTGATCACTCTCAAACCGGTCATCTATGTCTGTAACGTAGATGAGGAAGGCATTGTTGAAGAAAATGCCTTCGTGAAGCAGGTGAGAGCTGTCGCTGAGCAAGAAGGTTCAGAGGTAGTGGTTATCTGTGGAAAGATTGAGTCTGAGATTGCTGTATTGGAAACAGAGGAGGAGAAGCAGGAATTTCTCGAAGCTGTAGGGCTTCAGGAATCTGGTCTCAACCAGCTGATCCGTAGTGCCTACCACATTCTTGGCCTACGTACCTTCTTCACCGCAGGTTCTGATGAAGATAGGGCGTGGACCTTCCGCGCAGGTTACAAGGCTCCACAGACTGCTGGAGTCATTCACTCAGATTTTGAACGGGGATTTATCAAGGCTGAAGTATATAACTGTGAAGACCTTTTCACCTATGGAAGTGAACAGAAGGTCAAGGTAGCAGGGAAGCTGAGAATGGAAGGCAAAGAGTACTTGGTGCAGGATGGGGACATCATGCACTTCAAGTTCAATGTCTAG
- a CDS encoding B12-binding domain-containing radical SAM protein, giving the protein MNISLVSCCLEEGNLSYPLGALCIQSALEAADMRAEHLPFTLADDPSQAATDVARMQPQVVGLSVYLWNRTWMDSFTAVLRAQSSDLVIFAGGPEATANPSSFDLSILDFLILGEGEETVVQAISAIKEGKNIEGEGIVTNLNELSWAPSPDLSVLPSPLLNHHADRFLKAGSSVLWEMTRGCPFHCSFCFESRGQRSVRHFPLAQLEAELDLLIAKQVGEVYILDPTFNMDKKRTLTILSMLSEKQNDIHFVFEIRAELLDNELADAFARINCALQIGLQSSDQAVLKTANRRFDSKLFAKKISFLNTRGIPFGLDLIIGLPNDNLRSFIKSVDYAVSLKPSNLDVFPLSLLPGTLVAEQAKEFSITHLQKAPYTIIESPSFPNRDIQKALVLKDALDLFFTKGQAGMWLQKLSEVVSLSPSSILFSFSSFLEAYLKRSGEQAEDIDIYLLQETFVRSFLRKLGLVQYEAVMLSFIELHQGIAFFHECGESPVLHLSYSLDALSEFEHLSADVFLKRYPEREEEILGITSDMDGRLLFVPLQ; this is encoded by the coding sequence ATGAATATCTCTTTGGTTTCCTGTTGTCTTGAAGAAGGCAACCTCAGTTATCCTCTCGGTGCACTCTGCATCCAAAGCGCGCTCGAAGCAGCAGATATGAGAGCAGAACACTTGCCCTTCACCTTGGCAGACGACCCCTCACAAGCAGCTACCGATGTTGCAAGAATGCAGCCACAGGTTGTTGGTCTTTCTGTCTATCTCTGGAACAGAACCTGGATGGACAGCTTCACGGCGGTATTACGAGCACAGAGCTCTGACCTGGTTATTTTTGCGGGAGGCCCAGAGGCTACCGCCAATCCTTCAAGCTTTGACTTATCCATTCTCGACTTTCTCATTCTTGGAGAGGGAGAAGAAACGGTTGTGCAGGCAATCTCCGCCATCAAGGAAGGAAAGAACATTGAAGGAGAAGGGATTGTAACCAATCTCAACGAACTTTCCTGGGCTCCTTCTCCTGATCTTTCCGTGCTTCCTTCCCCTCTTCTCAACCATCATGCAGATCGTTTCCTGAAAGCGGGGTCAAGCGTTCTGTGGGAGATGACACGAGGTTGTCCGTTTCACTGTTCTTTCTGTTTTGAATCCAGGGGACAACGCTCTGTCCGGCATTTTCCACTTGCACAACTTGAAGCAGAACTTGATCTACTTATCGCCAAGCAGGTTGGAGAGGTGTATATCCTCGATCCAACCTTCAATATGGACAAAAAGCGCACCCTCACGATTCTGTCCATGCTTTCAGAAAAGCAGAATGACATCCATTTCGTGTTCGAGATCAGGGCAGAACTTCTGGACAATGAACTTGCAGATGCCTTTGCAAGAATCAACTGTGCTTTGCAGATAGGTCTGCAAAGCAGTGACCAAGCAGTGCTGAAAACCGCCAACAGGAGATTTGACAGCAAGCTCTTCGCAAAGAAAATCTCTTTTCTTAATACACGCGGAATTCCCTTTGGCCTCGACCTCATCATTGGACTTCCCAATGACAATCTCAGGTCATTCATCAAGAGTGTTGACTATGCGGTCTCCTTGAAGCCGAGCAACCTTGATGTATTTCCCCTCTCCCTGCTTCCAGGGACCCTGGTTGCAGAGCAAGCAAAGGAGTTTTCAATCACTCACTTGCAGAAAGCTCCTTATACCATTATTGAGTCTCCCAGCTTTCCTAATCGTGATATCCAGAAAGCATTGGTGCTGAAAGATGCACTGGACTTGTTCTTTACCAAAGGACAGGCCGGAATGTGGTTACAGAAACTCAGCGAGGTGGTCTCCTTGAGCCCCTCCTCGATCCTTTTCTCTTTCTCCTCATTCCTGGAAGCCTATCTGAAGAGAAGTGGTGAGCAAGCTGAGGATATAGATATCTATCTACTACAAGAGACGTTTGTCCGCAGCTTCCTCAGAAAGCTTGGTCTTGTTCAATATGAAGCGGTCATGCTCTCATTCATTGAGCTGCATCAAGGGATTGCCTTTTTCCATGAGTGCGGAGAGAGTCCAGTTCTGCATCTCTCCTACTCGCTGGATGCTCTCTCTGAATTTGAACATCTTTCAGCCGATGTATTCCTGAAGCGATACCCAGAAAGGGAAGAAGAAATTCTTGGAATCACCAGTGATATGGATGGAAGACTGCTTTTTGTGCCCCTGCAATAG
- the topA gene encoding type I DNA topoisomerase, protein MDNANTLIIVESPTKARTISKFLPSNCKVVASKGHIRDLPEDKMAIDVEKGFACEYQVVAGKNALIKEIKSSLKSVDKLLLATDEDREGESISWHLLEVLKPKVPHQRMVFHEITKKAITDALEHGRDLDENLVQAQESRRVVDRLYGYTLSPTLWKKLSNKRLSAGRVQSVGLRLTVDRERLRIAFLQSTYFDAKAKLQSFSKQAFEAKLTAYAGQAIANSKDFDSTTGEYKGKKNTLLLAEEQAKAIVEELSAATFVVEDVQKKPFVTRPSIPFTTSTLQQDAIKKLHISASETMRIAQRLYENGYITYMRTDSPSLSQEGTNAARSLVDQLYGKEYLSPSPRYFAAKSAGAQEAHEAIRPAGEQFAVPSETSLSGKDLALYELIWKRTLASQMADAKKATTTVTIKAGNGTFVASGTQIVFPGFIRAYVEGSDDPDAALDDKETLLPAMKAGEECSLQQLEEVVHQTKSPARYTEASLVQELEKRGIGRPSTYASIIKTLMDRKYVMKEGNALVPTFMGFAVCQFLETNFPQFIDYDFTSKMEDNLDKIAAGELDKNKFLNAFYLGDTGLENQNKLQLALDNKVVSKTLRLSQISEDNPVMIGPYGPYVVDKDGQFISLPNTWLPGTTADEDVKTLIAEGKKVHVPVELGKGPVHGEPVKLMNGRFGPYWQEGDGKSAVRASIPKWVHDADKSEDLEIASRYLALPRVLGKDEMGNEVLAQKGKYGPYISCDKKTRKLNRLDKDQQLFSITLEEALELLSKEPEKGSGGKAGRGSAKASVIKELGQFEQDTVALASGRYGLYLRVGKQNIALPNEYKKDEEKAGALTMDEAVAIIRAKRAKD, encoded by the coding sequence ATGGATAATGCCAACACACTGATAATCGTCGAGTCGCCAACCAAGGCCAGAACCATCTCGAAATTTCTTCCCTCGAACTGCAAAGTCGTTGCCAGTAAAGGGCATATTCGTGACCTTCCCGAGGACAAGATGGCAATTGATGTCGAGAAAGGTTTCGCCTGTGAGTATCAGGTGGTAGCAGGTAAGAATGCTCTGATCAAGGAGATCAAGAGCTCTTTGAAGTCCGTTGATAAACTTTTATTGGCAACAGATGAGGACCGAGAGGGAGAAAGCATCTCTTGGCATTTGTTGGAAGTGCTCAAGCCAAAGGTGCCTCATCAGAGGATGGTATTCCATGAGATAACAAAGAAAGCAATCACCGATGCACTCGAGCATGGCAGGGACTTGGATGAAAACCTGGTTCAGGCTCAGGAGAGCAGACGTGTTGTTGACCGTCTCTACGGTTATACCCTTAGCCCGACGCTCTGGAAAAAACTTTCCAACAAGCGGCTATCAGCTGGAAGGGTGCAATCGGTAGGGTTGCGCCTGACCGTTGACAGGGAACGACTCAGGATCGCCTTCTTGCAGAGTACCTACTTTGATGCGAAGGCAAAACTGCAGAGTTTTTCCAAACAGGCTTTTGAGGCAAAATTGACAGCATACGCTGGCCAGGCAATCGCAAATAGCAAGGACTTTGATTCCACTACCGGTGAATACAAGGGGAAGAAAAATACCTTGTTGCTTGCTGAGGAGCAAGCGAAAGCGATTGTCGAGGAACTTTCCGCTGCAACCTTTGTTGTTGAAGATGTCCAGAAGAAACCGTTCGTGACTCGGCCCTCCATCCCTTTTACGACCAGTACCTTGCAGCAGGATGCAATCAAGAAGCTGCACATCAGTGCCTCTGAGACGATGCGCATAGCACAGCGGCTGTATGAAAATGGATATATTACGTACATGCGTACCGATAGTCCTTCCCTGAGCCAGGAAGGGACGAATGCTGCACGCTCCTTGGTGGATCAACTCTACGGGAAAGAGTATCTCTCTCCGAGCCCGAGATATTTCGCTGCAAAGAGCGCTGGAGCCCAGGAAGCCCATGAGGCGATTAGGCCAGCAGGAGAGCAGTTCGCAGTTCCCAGTGAAACCTCGCTCAGTGGGAAGGATCTGGCCCTCTATGAGCTTATCTGGAAGCGAACACTTGCAAGTCAGATGGCTGATGCAAAGAAGGCTACCACAACGGTAACCATCAAGGCAGGAAATGGAACGTTTGTTGCCTCAGGTACGCAGATTGTATTTCCCGGCTTCATCAGGGCGTATGTAGAAGGGTCTGATGATCCTGATGCAGCACTCGATGATAAGGAGACCCTCTTGCCTGCAATGAAGGCTGGAGAGGAGTGCTCCTTACAGCAACTTGAAGAGGTAGTACACCAGACCAAGAGTCCTGCTCGTTATACTGAAGCATCCCTGGTACAGGAGTTGGAGAAGCGGGGCATCGGAAGGCCGTCCACCTATGCCTCCATCATCAAGACACTGATGGATAGGAAGTATGTCATGAAAGAGGGGAATGCACTGGTACCCACGTTCATGGGATTTGCTGTGTGCCAGTTTCTGGAAACCAATTTTCCCCAGTTCATCGACTATGATTTTACCTCGAAGATGGAAGACAACCTTGACAAGATCGCTGCTGGGGAACTGGACAAGAACAAATTTCTGAATGCGTTCTACCTTGGAGATACGGGGTTGGAGAACCAGAACAAGCTCCAACTCGCCTTGGACAACAAGGTAGTCTCGAAAACACTCCGTCTTTCTCAGATCAGCGAGGACAATCCGGTTATGATCGGGCCCTATGGTCCTTACGTAGTGGATAAGGATGGACAGTTTATCTCACTTCCCAACACTTGGTTGCCCGGCACTACCGCTGATGAGGATGTGAAAACCCTTATTGCTGAGGGTAAGAAGGTACATGTACCGGTCGAGCTCGGTAAAGGTCCGGTACATGGTGAGCCGGTGAAGTTGATGAACGGAAGATTTGGACCATACTGGCAGGAAGGCGATGGTAAGAGTGCGGTACGTGCATCCATTCCCAAGTGGGTTCATGATGCAGACAAGAGTGAAGATCTGGAGATAGCAAGCAGATACCTTGCACTTCCCCGCGTACTGGGTAAAGATGAGATGGGAAATGAGGTGCTTGCCCAGAAAGGAAAGTATGGTCCGTACATCTCCTGCGATAAGAAGACAAGAAAACTCAATCGGTTGGATAAAGACCAACAGCTCTTTTCCATAACCCTTGAAGAGGCCCTTGAATTACTCAGCAAGGAACCTGAGAAGGGTAGTGGGGGAAAAGCAGGAAGAGGGAGTGCCAAGGCATCCGTTATCAAGGAGCTTGGCCAATTCGAACAAGATACAGTGGCTCTTGCCTCTGGGCGCTACGGCCTCTACCTTCGTGTCGGCAAACAAAATATTGCCCTACCCAATGAGTACAAGAAGGATGAAGAGAAGGCCGGTGCTTTGACAATGGATGAGGCTGTAGCGATTATCCGCGCTAAACGTGCGAAGGACTAA
- a CDS encoding terminase TerL endonuclease subunit, translating to MGFPTAFLAPGAIRTHDPSLRRKVLYPAVAVPNNSFDYSSASTQNRTTALAKGISADTKDGKLSHGLLLDEYHQHPDKKLYNSIALGRVADPTSMMLIITTAGTELGGVCHQEYEKCKLTESNLVDFQIPGDNVVALSRQLRKPLQDWIATGMVRALEVPVVDYLDVGNFIKACMELYNLRLIACDAWKLELFAAKVGDWFETIAARFSQSMKSMALPIEQFKEAYLTGLITSGDNPVMTWMMDCVDSSTDSNGNVKLTKSKLERTKTRIEGVIASIMSFNTAVDNEGQ from the coding sequence TTGGGATTTCCAACAGCCTTTCTTGCCCCCGGCGCGATTCGAACGCACGACCCCTCCCTTAGGAGGAAAGTGCTCTATCCAGCCGTTGCTGTTCCAAACAATAGCTTTGATTATTCTTCGGCTTCCACACAGAACAGGACAACCGCTTTAGCAAAAGGGATCAGTGCAGACACCAAGGACGGCAAGCTATCACACGGCCTGCTCCTGGATGAGTACCATCAGCACCCTGACAAGAAACTCTACAACTCGATTGCCTTGGGACGTGTCGCTGATCCTACGTCCATGATGCTGATTATCACAACAGCCGGTACCGAGCTTGGAGGGGTATGCCATCAGGAGTATGAGAAGTGCAAGCTCACCGAGAGTAACCTAGTGGATTTCCAGATCCCGGGAGACAACGTTGTCGCGCTCTCCAGGCAGCTTCGTAAGCCCTTGCAGGATTGGATAGCCACGGGAATGGTGAGGGCTCTAGAGGTTCCTGTTGTTGATTACCTTGATGTCGGTAACTTCATCAAGGCCTGTATGGAGCTTTACAACCTAAGACTGATTGCTTGTGACGCATGGAAACTAGAACTCTTTGCAGCCAAGGTCGGTGACTGGTTTGAGACCATAGCGGCCAGGTTCAGCCAGTCGATGAAAAGCATGGCCCTGCCGATCGAACAATTCAAGGAAGCATACCTTACTGGATTGATTACCAGTGGAGACAACCCGGTCATGACCTGGATGATGGACTGTGTTGACAGCTCCACTGATTCAAATGGGAATGTAAAGCTGACAAAATCCAAGTTGGAACGAACGAAAACCAGGATTGAAGGGGTGATTGCCTCTATCATGAGTTTCAACACGGCAGTGGACAACGAGGGACAGTGA